Part of the Poecilia reticulata strain Guanapo linkage group LG2, Guppy_female_1.0+MT, whole genome shotgun sequence genome is shown below.
tttacttgcattttatttcctgtccTAAGCTGCAAATGACGCTCTAAACACCGAGTTGGTCACGTCCTGTCACCTGTAGCACGCAGCCTACGTCACGCGCGCTCTTTTATCTTATCCTGACATGCGGGGGCGTGGCTTTGGCTGCTGCGTCATCCGACGAGGAAGAACCCGCTGCAGTTTACTGAAAACGGAGACACGGGTAGAACAAAGTGCTGTCTGTAAGTACAATTGTGACTTTTAGAACGCTGCTGAAGCGTCAGTGTGTTTTCTGAGGTATTTCTCGAGATGTTTGCgttatttttaactttgttgGTTTCGAATTAAAAGAGAGTAAAGTTTCCACAAGGACAGCCAGCATGGTGGCTTaagtagtttttctgttttggttaaGAAACGGTGTTATTAAACactttaataaacacattttagctGCTTTAAAACAACTCTTAACATAATACAGACGGTTTCCTGATTATTCGCGGTTTTGCACCTTAACGTCCTTACACGTGTTGACTTTAACTCTGGAGAGAAGTTTGGCGAAACTGACAGACTTCTAAAGTCTGCATGAAGTTCACATAATGCAGAGTTTTAAGTGAGTTGGTTATTACTAACCATGGAAGTAGCTGCTACCATATTTAGACTGCCTGATATCCATTTCTGCTAATGTTGGGTGGCAGCAGCTTTGACAGATGTAGGACATGCCAGCTGAGACTCAGATAATAGGAATGAGGCTTCTCTGTTCTAAAAACAAGCAGACAGATAGAAACCCACCGGCAAATCTATTATTAgtgttacttttatttcagcttttgtcaGATTAATGTCATGATAGACAATAATGTCCAGTTTGGATCTGAGGAAATCACATAATCATTAATCTAACCCATGATCCTGTCTGATGTCTGCAGATTTGCTAGCACATCATGCCTGATGAGATGTCAAGGCGTTTAATTCTAGAAAGAGGCGACGGGGGAGCCAGACACTTTGAAGATGCTGTGCCGGATCTCAGCAGCCCGGTGATCGGCATCCTGGGCACTGGAGACTTCTCTCGCTCATTGGCCAGGAGGCTGGTGGCCTCTGGCTACCAAGTCGTGGTGGGAAGTCGGACCCCCACACGCTTCGTAGCTCTGTTCCCGGAGGAGGCCGAGGTGATACACACACTCCTTGTGtaattggtgtttttgtttctttccttctgGAGATGATTATACATCATTCGTTTCCCACGAAGGGTAATTACTTTTGTTATCATGACTACATAATTTATTGAGGttaaagctgcattttacaAAGTTAAATCTCTCTGAGCTGGTTGGATTAAGTTTTATTTAGGTGTATTAGACTAAAGGGGGCTGAAGAAAATACACCAACAAAAGTTTGTgcttgaaaaatgacaaaaacatcatATACAGATTATAAAGATGAATTAATAACTATAAAATTTTCTGTAATGTTTAGGAAGATATCCCCTTCATATtttcaatgaaatattttaaacaacaatCCAGTGTGCACATTCAAGACTTGCAGACATTTCAGTTTCACaatgttgaaatgaaaatacCTCCTAAATCCAGGGATTATCTGTCGAAAACAGTCATCCTGACTATTTTGTTGCAGGTCACTTGCATGCTGTGGCTGCTTGGAGTCTGTGATTCACAGACACAAGGTGCTGGGTGCTGGTGACTCTCTGAGCCACACTGGTTTCAGGGGATTTTCCTTTTGAATGGCCTCCTTTGCATATTGTAAAGAATGTTGGTATAGATTTTAGCTGTTAAAGAATCTTCCCACATGATGGAGGAGAATCATGTTTGGGGTCtttatcttgtttttatgaaacatcTCTACTGGTTTGGAGGTGTTTAGTGGAGCTTAAGTAGAGTCCAGCCCAAATCATAACACACTAACCACCATATTTGACAAATGAGCTACACCAATTCCTTTTCACCTCTACTTTCCTGTCCATCAGTTTGAAAATAATCGCATTTGAACCATTGGAGCATTAAAAACATCTGCGTTCCAGGTGACCACCCAGTTGGAAGCAGCCAACAAGGCAGACTTGATCTTTGTTGCAGTTTACCCTGAGCATCACTCAACGCTGATGGACTTGAAGCAGACGCTGGCTGGAAAGACCTTGGTGGATGTTAGCAACAGTTTAAGCATCAACCATAAGGGTCCATCCAACGCCGAGCTCCTGGCAGACTATTTCCCTGGAAGCTTTGTGGTTAAGGGGTTCAACACCGTATCCGCCTGGACGCTGCAGATGGGTGCCCGAGATGGAGGCAGGCAGGTAGGAAAGATCACCAGTTTTCAGTGATGGTTTGCTTATtgacttaaatgtttttggaagCAATAAAtggtttgtttcatgtttttgcctGCAGGTTTTCCTGTGCAGCAACAGCCAAACGGCCAAGAACTTAGTGAAGTCAATCTGCCATAGGATGGGCTTCGTCCCCGTCGACATGGgcctcctttcttcttctctggagATTGAAAATCTGCCACTCTACTTATTCCCATCCTGGCGCCTCCCTGTCCTCTGCATGTTGatcctcttcatcttcttctaCCTGTACAACTTCGTCCAGGACGTGTTGCATCCTTTCATCACGCAGCACAAAGGCGCCTTCTACAAAATGCCCATAGAAGTGGTGAACGTCACCCTTCCATCGGTGGCCTTGGTAATGTTGGCGTTGGTCTACCTGCCTGGTTTGTTGGCCGCCGTCCTCCAGCTGTGGTCAGGGACCAAGTACAATCGCTTCCCCAACTGGTTGGACCGCTGGCTGACCAGCAGAAAGCAGCTAGGACTCTGTAGCTTCCTGTGCGCCGCCCTGCATGCCGTTTACAGCCTGTGTCTTCCTCTGAGGAAATCCGCCCAGTTTATCAACATGGCCTACAAGCAGGTGGGGTGAAGCCACAGTGGAGCTAGATGTCTTGATCTTGAGCAGTGCCATAACCtctcctcttttcctctttGAAAAAGAGCATGGAGGACTTTTCGGTGGATGAGGAAGTGTGGAGGAAGGAGTTGTACCTTTCCGTGGGCATCATGGCCCTCGGGTTGCTCTCCCTGCTGGCGGTCACCTCTCTACCTTCAGTTGCTGGCACCATCAACTGGAGGGAGTTCAGCTTCATCCAGGTATGTTTCACTTTTAGTTTCACTTCCAAGGTAATATCCCCTCAGAGACACACTATTCCTCCTGTAAGTAAGACTCTGAATGTCCCACACATGTAAACGCCAAGCTTTTCCGCTCCTGCAGCTGCCCCAGATTCACAGCTAAACTTATCCTGTGACAAAGCCACCAAAGTGTTGTGACTCAGCATGCACACACTTCCTTTTCTTCCCTCCTCGAGGCCTGGGGTCTTCCAGGACTCGCAGTCTGCCTGTGCTGCATTTCCCCCGACCCCACTTTCATCTCTCGGTAATCCGCTGGCCGTCAGATTAGTCACGTGGCGACGAGAGGAAAGGCGAGTTAGAGCTTGGTACATGTAGAGTCGCTGGGCGAAGCTGCAGGATAAGCGTGCTCATTGGCCTGCTAAATACACAACAAAAGTCTGGATGAGGTGTTTCTGCTCATATACTGTTTTTCACCAAACATGGCTCTATGCAGTTAAcctctcctcttttctctcaAGCCAGATTCTTGCAAACCTAAGTTTTTTTCAAGACACAACTATGTCTTCTTCATCTGCTCAGTTTTTTCTAGTTGTAAATGCACAATTTTTTACCATTTAACACATTGGGAACTTCAAAAGAAGCTGTTGGGTTGTTGAAGATTCTCTGAGCATTGAGTGAATTTTCTGAAACATCTGCTACAGAAACGACTGGCAGCtgtctaaaatgttttcctttttttaaaaatgatgaactTGAAATTATTTGGTAGAAGCCATACAACCCTTCCCAGATTTACAGGCAGAAACAATTTCTTCCTTAAGGTAATTCTTCATGTATTTTCTTCGTAGCATTGTTGGTACAAATAAAGACTCCAAATCATTAAACACCTGCAATGAAAGAGTAAAGGGTGTGCTTAGTTTTTCACGGAGGGTTTTCCATTTTGGATGAACTGCATAAATATAGAGCCAAAATACTCCAGTCGATTCCACACAGACAAAcaagactgtttttgttttctttttaaccccTGCTCTGTAGCCCAGACAACCTTGGGACGTTTTTCGTGGCTTGTGGCCCCTGAAGGTGCAGTAAGCAGCTCAGTCTGTCACAgtcacagagaaaaacaccagTGGGGTCTCTTTAGGTCAGGAGTGGTGGGTCAGCGTGTGTCCTCAGGCTCTGCTGTGGCCTCTAACAGTCAGCTAATGCTATGGACTTGCTGACTCTCTGTCTCTGCCAAAACACATGATGCATTTTATGGGTAGTTTGCAGACACGCCCCAAAGAGTTTGCAGCTTCATcacaattacatatttttctgatGTTATGTAGTGtgtataaattttttttttatgtttgcttgaTGTTTCGCAGTCTACACTTGGTTACTGCGCCTTGTT
Proteins encoded:
- the steap3 gene encoding metalloreductase STEAP3 isoform X1, with the translated sequence MPDEMSRRLILERGDGGARHFEDAVPDLSSPVIGILGTGDFSRSLARRLVASGYQVVVGSRTPTRFVALFPEEAEVTTQLEAANKADLIFVAVYPEHHSTLMDLKQTLAGKTLVDVSNSLSINHKGPSNAELLADYFPGSFVVKGFNTVSAWTLQMGARDGGRQVFLCSNSQTAKNLVKSICHRMGFVPVDMGLLSSSLEIENLPLYLFPSWRLPVLCMLILFIFFYLYNFVQDVLHPFITQHKGAFYKMPIEVVNVTLPSVALVMLALVYLPGLLAAVLQLWSGTKYNRFPNWLDRWLTSRKQLGLCSFLCAALHAVYSLCLPLRKSAQFINMAYKQKSMEDFSVDEEVWRKELYLSVGIMALGLLSLLAVTSLPSVAGTINWREFSFIQSTLGYCALFMATVHTLFYGWNHAFVLARYHFYMPPTFVLVLVLPFVVLLGRAALCLPCVARRLRKIRRGWERNRHIRFMLPAEDCCNGVEDVSNV
- the steap3 gene encoding metalloreductase STEAP3 isoform X2 — protein: MPDEMSRRLILERGDGGARHFEDAVPDLSSPVIGILGTGDFSRSLARRLVASGYQVVVGSRTPTRFVALFPEEAEVTTQLEAANKADLIFVAVYPEHHSTLMDLKQTLAGKTLVDVSNSLSINHKGPSNAELLADYFPGSFVVKGFNTVSAWTLQMGARDGGRQVFLCSNSQTAKNLVKSICHRMGFVPVDMGLLSSSLEIENLPLYLFPSWRLPVLCMLILFIFFYLYNFVQDVLHPFITQHKGAFYKMPIEVVNVTLPSVALVMLALVYLPGLLAAVLQLWSGTKYNRFPNWLDRWLTSRKQLGLCSFLCAALHAVYSLCLPLRKSAQFINMAYKQSMEDFSVDEEVWRKELYLSVGIMALGLLSLLAVTSLPSVAGTINWREFSFIQSTLGYCALFMATVHTLFYGWNHAFVLARYHFYMPPTFVLVLVLPFVVLLGRAALCLPCVARRLRKIRRGWERNRHIRFMLPAEDCCNGVEDVSNV